A genomic segment from Nicotiana tabacum cultivar K326 chromosome 9, ASM71507v2, whole genome shotgun sequence encodes:
- the LOC107771254 gene encoding GATA transcription factor 24 yields the protein MYRRETMNGTVQQERHQQTHFAEGKDDNDDVDVAGGGGGESIDDPSHHIRYDHNYHHALHNGGAGATIEEAAALNVVEGVAHNALYVPGVGSSNQLTLSFRGQVFVYPDVSPEKVHAVMLLLDGYEVPTGTAAVNVASQSHWASSEGPGRLNQPQRAASLSRFREKRKERCFDKKIRYTVRKEVALRMQRKKGQFTSSKSISDEAGSSSAEGNAGSSQEEPETSCRHCGISSKFTPMMRRGPAGPRSLCNACGLTWANKGILRDLSKVSTTGAQDHTVKSSEQSNDEANGSDAMAAAGIITSDDENTVLPHE from the exons ATGTACAGGAGAGAGACAATGAACGGAACAGTACAGCAAGAGAGACATCAACAGACTCATTTCGCTGAAGGGAAAGACGACAACGATGACGTTGACGTCGCCGGCGGAGGAGGAGGGGAGTCCATAGACGATCCTTCTCATCACATTCGCTACGACCACAACTACCACCACGCCCTCCACAACGGCGGCGCCGGCGCAACCATTGAGGAGGCTGCTGCGCTGAATGTTGTGGAAGGCGTTGCACATAATGCTCTCTATGTCCCTGGCGTAGGAAGTAGCAATCAGCTTACGCTGTCGTTTCGAGGCCAAGTGTTTGTGTATCCAGACGTTTCACCTGAAAAG GTTCACGCAGTGATGCTGCTGTTGGATGGATATGAAGTCCCTACTGGCACCGCTGCTGTCAATGTGGCTTCCCAGAGTCATTGG GCTTCAAGTGAAGGTCCTGGAAGATTGAATCAACCACAACGGGCTGCTTCTTTGAGTCGCTTTAGGGAAAAAAGGAAAGAACGATGTTTTGATAAAAAGATTCGATACACTGTTCGGAAGGAAGTTGCTCTTAG GATGCAGCGTAAAAAGGGTCAATTTACATCTTCCAAGTCAATCTCTGATGAAGCGGGTTCTTCTTCTGCGGAGGGGAATGCAGGCTCTAGCCAAGAAGAACCAGAAACATC ATGTAGACATTGTGGAATTAGTTCGAAATTCACTCCTATGATGCGTCGTGGACCAGCTGGCCCGAGGTCGCTCTGCAATGCATGTGGACTTACGTGGGCCAATAAG GGGATTTTAAGAGATCTTTCTAAAGTTTCAACTACAGGAGCTCAGGATCATACCGTGAAATCTAGTGAACAG AGCAATGATGAAGCAAATGGATCAGATGCTATGGCTGCTGCTGGTATCATTACTTCAGATGATGAAAACACAGTGCTACCGCATGAATGA